In one Rutidosis leptorrhynchoides isolate AG116_Rl617_1_P2 chromosome 8, CSIRO_AGI_Rlap_v1, whole genome shotgun sequence genomic region, the following are encoded:
- the LOC139864345 gene encoding uncharacterized protein, producing MGDPGAFLIPCNVNDSNMLTSLADSGPSINFMSYSVYKRLGLGDLSPTTMGVKLIDQSINSSMGIAEDLIVKVGDMEFPIDFVIFDIKEDPVVPLVLGRPFLATAGSFFDFRTGKLTHWDKGKCMSIKIKRVKTPSMPLTKPQVVASVHCEMSCS from the coding sequence ATGGGTGATCCTGGAGCTTTCCTTATCCCATGCAATGTAAACGATTCGAATATGCTCACATCTTTAGCCGATTCGGGGCCAAGTATCAACTTCATGTCCTACTCCGTTTACAAAAGGCTAGGCCTAGGTGATCTTTCACCCACTACAATGGGAGTTAAATTAATTGATCAATCAATTAACTCTAGTATGGGGATCGCCGAAGACTTAATTGTTAAGGTGGGAGACATGGAATTCCCCATTGACTTTGTTATTTTTGATATAAAAGAAGACCCGGTTGTGCCCCTTGTTTTGGGAAGGCCATTTTTGGCAACTGCGGGCTCCTTCTTTGACTTTAGAACCGGGAAATTGACTCATTGGGATAAAGGGAAATGCATGAGCATAAAAATCAAACGTGTTAAAACACCATCAATGCCATTGACAAAACCACAAGTTGTTGCTAGTGTGCAttgtgaaatgtcctgttcatag